One genomic region from Streptomyces sp. NBC_01431 encodes:
- a CDS encoding SDR family oxidoreductase codes for MRVFVTGASGHLGSAVVPELLEAGHQVVGLARSDRSAASLAAAGAQVHRGDLDGLDSLAAAAAAADGVIHLAFKHDAMFAGDFDSAVAADLRAVETLGNALAGTGKPLVATSGTVLFAFAGLRDPLTEVDALGAGPRIDAENAVAALAERGIRSSVVRLTPSVHSALDHNGFIPTFVSIARSKGVSAYVGDGANRWPAVHTLDAARLYRLALESAPAGSRLHAVDDEGVSFREIAEAIGRGLDLPVVSIPPAQADDHFGFLGAHTQVDNPSSSTLTRDLLGWKPVQPGLIEDLAQGHYFDAPTTTAR; via the coding sequence ATGCGCGTATTCGTCACCGGAGCCTCCGGACACCTCGGCTCCGCCGTCGTCCCCGAGCTCCTCGAAGCCGGGCATCAGGTCGTCGGCTTGGCTCGCTCGGACAGGTCCGCCGCCTCGTTGGCGGCCGCCGGTGCCCAGGTGCACCGGGGCGACCTCGACGGTCTCGACAGCCTCGCCGCGGCCGCCGCCGCGGCGGACGGCGTCATCCACCTGGCTTTCAAGCACGACGCCATGTTCGCCGGCGACTTCGACAGCGCGGTCGCGGCGGATCTGCGCGCCGTCGAGACGCTCGGGAACGCGCTCGCCGGCACCGGTAAGCCCCTGGTGGCCACGTCGGGAACGGTACTGTTCGCCTTCGCAGGACTGCGGGACCCCCTCACCGAAGTGGACGCGCTCGGCGCGGGCCCGCGGATCGACGCCGAGAACGCGGTGGCCGCTCTCGCGGAGCGCGGTATCCGCTCGTCCGTCGTCCGGCTCACTCCGAGCGTCCACAGCGCGCTCGACCACAACGGTTTCATCCCGACCTTCGTCTCCATCGCTCGGTCGAAGGGCGTCTCGGCTTACGTCGGCGACGGGGCCAACCGCTGGCCGGCCGTGCACACGCTCGACGCGGCACGCCTGTACCGGCTGGCTCTGGAATCCGCACCGGCGGGGTCACGGCTGCACGCTGTCGACGACGAGGGGGTCAGCTTCCGGGAGATCGCCGAGGCCATCGGCCGCGGGCTGGACCTGCCCGTCGTCAGCATCCCGCCGGCCCAGGCCGATGACCACTTCGGCTTCCTCGGTGCCCACACCCAGGTCGACAACCCGTCGTCGTCCACGCTGACCCGCGACCTCCTCGGCTGGAAGCCGGTCCAGCCCGGTCTGATCGAGGACCTCGCCCAGGGCCACTACTTCGACGCGCCGACGACCACGGCGCGCTGA
- a CDS encoding glutamate decarboxylase codes for MTKRDDAALFGNRFLTVPAPSETFPEEGMAATDAMRLVGEDLAMEGDPQRNLATFVTTWMEPEAQRLIAENLHRNFIDHAEYPISAEIEQRCVRMLADLFHAPGRTTGCRTQGSSEAIMLGALSLKWKWRERRQAANLSIDRPNLIFGGDVHVVWEKFCRYFDVEPRIVPLAEGKYTIGPEDVEPHLDENTIGVVAVLGTTFTGHKDDVVGIDKLLRDVRRKRDLDIPIHVDGASGAFVWPFLYPDSKWDFRLEQVRSINVSGHKYGLVYPGIGWLVFREESDLAQDLVFYENYLGKTDATFTLNFSTGASMVLAQYYNFVRLGRQGYTYVMKMMQENARALADNLRSGGRFEVIGSDLEQLPLVAFRLAGKHAYDESDIAWQLSAERGWMVPAYTLPPNAERVKVLRALVKETLSREQIDRLSQDIAAACRTLDDKGATHGKERAQVKRGSGY; via the coding sequence ATGACCAAGCGCGACGATGCGGCTCTCTTCGGCAACCGATTCCTGACCGTGCCCGCTCCCTCGGAGACCTTCCCCGAGGAAGGCATGGCCGCGACGGACGCGATGAGGCTGGTGGGTGAGGACCTCGCCATGGAGGGCGACCCGCAGCGCAACCTCGCCACGTTTGTCACCACGTGGATGGAGCCGGAGGCGCAACGGCTGATCGCCGAGAACCTCCACCGCAATTTCATCGACCATGCGGAGTACCCCATCTCCGCCGAGATCGAGCAGCGTTGTGTGCGGATGCTCGCCGACCTCTTCCACGCGCCGGGCAGGACGACTGGATGTCGGACCCAGGGTTCGTCCGAGGCGATCATGCTCGGCGCGCTCTCGTTGAAGTGGAAGTGGCGCGAGCGCCGCCAGGCGGCGAACCTGTCCATCGACCGCCCCAACTTGATCTTTGGCGGAGACGTCCACGTCGTGTGGGAGAAGTTCTGCCGTTACTTCGATGTCGAGCCGCGAATCGTGCCGCTCGCCGAGGGCAAGTACACGATCGGCCCCGAGGACGTGGAGCCCCACCTCGATGAGAACACGATCGGCGTCGTCGCCGTCCTCGGCACCACGTTCACCGGCCACAAGGACGATGTCGTGGGGATCGACAAGCTCCTGCGGGACGTCCGCAGAAAGCGGGACCTCGACATCCCGATCCACGTCGACGGCGCCAGCGGGGCGTTCGTGTGGCCCTTCCTCTACCCGGACTCGAAATGGGACTTCCGGCTCGAGCAGGTCCGTTCGATCAACGTCTCGGGACACAAGTACGGCCTGGTCTACCCCGGCATCGGATGGCTGGTCTTCCGCGAGGAGTCCGACCTGGCCCAGGACCTCGTGTTCTACGAGAACTACTTGGGCAAGACGGACGCGACGTTCACCCTGAACTTCTCCACCGGCGCTTCGATGGTGCTCGCGCAGTACTACAACTTCGTGCGGCTCGGCCGTCAGGGCTACACCTACGTCATGAAGATGATGCAGGAGAACGCCCGCGCGTTGGCGGACAACCTGCGTAGCGGCGGCCGCTTCGAAGTGATCGGCAGCGACCTTGAGCAACTGCCGCTGGTCGCCTTCCGCCTCGCCGGCAAGCACGCCTACGACGAGTCCGACATCGCCTGGCAGCTCTCGGCCGAGCGGGGCTGGATGGTGCCGGCATACACCCTCCCGCCCAACGCGGAGCGGGTGAAGGTCCTGCGTGCCCTGGTCAAGGAAACCCTGAGCCGCGAGCAGATCGATCGTCTGAGCCAGGACATCGCCGCCGCGTGTCGCACTCTGGACGACAAGGGTGCGACCCACGGGAAGGAGCGGGCCCAGGTCAAGCGCGGTAGCGGCTACTGA